The nucleotide sequence AAGAACAGGGCTTTTGCTGTTTCAAACCCTTGGAAAAAGCCCTTTCTCATCTTCTTTCCGAAATAGAACGTTTCTACATTAGAGACATCAGCGACTCCCACCGCTGCGCCTCGGTTTCCGCCGGCAGACCCCGGGCCCTTAAAATGGCGGTGATTTTCTCGTCATTAAAGCGCAAAAACGGATCCACCCGGCGCTCCTCGTTTAAGGTGGCCCGGACATGGTCTGGGTCGTATCCGGCCAGATGCGCATTGTCCGGCTCCAGGCTTCTGGCAAGTGCCACGTATTCCTCCACATAGTCATGGCCGGCATACACGGCGGTGTCGCCGGGCAGCTGCAAAAGGGTCTTGATGGATTGCAGAAACCGCTGGTGGTCTCCGGTAAAACACCGGCCCACTTTTCCGTTAAACAGGGTGTCGCCGGAAATCAGGATGCTGTCAAAGTAAAAGCAGACAGAATCTTTTGTGTGTCCGGGGGTGTGCAAAACCCGGATCAATTGACCTTCCATTTGGATTTCTTTTTGGTCAATCAGGGTGTCAAAATCCAGAAATGCTGCGTTTGTCCCGGAAAGCAATTGCCGGTTGCCCGTGGTGTGATCCATGTGGGAATGGGTGTTGGTGACATATTGTAACGCAAGGTTCCGGTCTTTGACAA is from Desulfosalsimonas propionicica and encodes:
- a CDS encoding hydroxyacylglutathione hydrolase family protein; its protein translation is MQIKQFRYGADNLGYLVYGDKTAMAVDGGAPKKILSFVKDRNLALQYVTNTHSHMDHTTGNRQLLSGTNAAFLDFDTLIDQKEIQMEGQLIRVLHTPGHTKDSVCFYFDSILISGDTLFNGKVGRCFTGDHQRFLQSIKTLLQLPGDTAVYAGHDYVEEYVALARSLEPDNAHLAGYDPDHVRATLNEERRVDPFLRFNDEKITAILRARGLPAETEAQRWESLMSLM